The Plasmodium yoelii strain 17X genome assembly, chromosome: 8 genome includes a region encoding these proteins:
- a CDS encoding SET domain protein, putative: protein MSTLIKILENASEVGFCSRVVKLQGGKYEKKSEKNERQKNIANHPRKWLDYFNDIVKDELKDVNSNKYDIINNNSEVIIPLLKNHIKCGLLLNNPFDFKLNAKSACYEEEEKKTIKEQLKKNRYLNMQKYAFLKGKRIKNNQVTFDDLIWDSKLKKYVNIRDQKCQKDVNNLQYTKQTYNELNHEKKKNYLKKINKNNVIEFEEQKQNALLESHMDFKNICPNKLDYQKRDDRIRNNGFWLCGFNSCDRRNKKSNNKKVQIVDTHTYIGDDKKIEDSRVNKNSCEQNYVHYSDGNIIKKVFERDVSTIGYEIENEIIFQSESIKNVLTKEKYDNIIMIQDKECNKIKLVANKNIEIGDVIFIEDSFLETSIDLNDLWETFNSLDNEQKIQLNYITEFININKKNKKKNIEIYHQNKNSILKKPDQNEDKNRYISYQDRDRSNYESDYIIEKPSNFGEIKEGNTYKRSLSNIGFSEVYVPKIDTEKINYTKIESSKADFFKRETTDDEQYINNLIKFEAFTDILKNSFISPKNKNNILLFKTAYFLNHSCFPNSSYCFMDNNKICFIAMRKINMYDEISISFINELYASIEYRKKKLNDIKNIICSCNRCLQIIDENRNILCSFCKYVYVTNKVDEQYKKAMETKNELLLENEKYKLGGQLVGNFEVNTLEQTSKKTKPVDNGNMQSEELNDNISMNKINYSKSTNKRSNMFDNTTNININNCAYRSESLKGCKKENEENQYYKHQTYCGNLGKITKCIKNDSDSFPEKINNYIPLSTQGNNRICNKGKKFEKDDHIFQKPNLLNSTLLDNNSDDTKKKNEIEPNYKLSKVSSLENNINLDSNLLDILNTKNVEEEIGYCKLHNNNTWKCDKCIENISEYSIPLSSEALFIKEYTIIKEKINNEKCDIESIISKIEKSLLYVIAILGKKHWLYAAFNYLIADLSFSLYNNNHIDYSDYNNCSCYKDHKKSDVPSQAILLKGFKSFHSFLDFIQINCPYTIHTDLVPLVLKFLIILIYTYNYESFYDFAKSGFLELIKQKYGPWDISYISLLYSFKICCEQINNSGPQNIKILFSLAELAKSNMNTNHFY, encoded by the coding sequence atgtctacATTAATTAAGATTTTAGAAAATGCGAGCGAAGTTGGTTTTTGTTCACGTGTAGTAAAATTACAAGGaggaaaatatgaaaaaaaatcggaaaaaaatgagagacaaaaaaatatagctaATCATCCTAGAAAATGGCTCGATTATTTCAATGATATAGTAAAAGATGAATTAAAAGATGTGAATTCTAACAAAtatgatataataaataataattcagaAGTAATTATTcctttattaaaaaatcatattaaatgTGGATTGTTATTAAACAACCCTTTTGATTTTAAACTAAATGCAAAGAGTGCATGTtatgaagaagaagaaaaaaaaacaataaaagaGCAACTAAAGAAAAATAGGTATTTAAATATGCaaaaatatgcatttttaaaaggaaaaagaataaaaaataatcaagTAACTTTTGACGATTTAATATGGGATagtaaattaaaaaagtatgTTAATATACGAGATCAGAAATGTCAAAAAGATGTAAATAATCTACAATATACAAAACAAActtataatgaattaaatcatgaaaaaaaaaaaaactatttaaaaaaaattaataaaaataatgtaatagAATTTGAAGAACAAAAACAGAATGCCTTATTAGAAAGTCATATggattttaaaaatatttgtccAAATAAATTAGATTACCAAAAAAGGGATGATAGAATACGAAATAACGGTTTTTGGTTATGTGGCTTTAATAGTTGTGatagaagaaataaaaaaagtaataataaaaaagttcAAATTGTTGATACACATACCTACATAggtgatgataaaaaaatagaagatAGTAGGgtcaataaaaatagttgTGAACAAAATTATGTCCATTATTCTGatggaaatataataaaaaaagtgttTGAACGAGATGTAAGCACAATAGGATATgaaatagaaaatgaaattatattTCAATCAGAGtctattaaaaatgtattaacaaAAGAGaaatatgataatattataatgataCAAGACAAAGAAtgtaacaaaataaaattagttgctaataaaaatatcgaAATCGGAGATGTTATATTTATCGAAGATAGTTTTTTAGAAACTTCAATTGACTTAAATGATTTATGGGAAACATTTAATTCTTTAGATAATGAACAGAAAATTCAATTAAACTATATTACAGagtttattaatataaataaaaagaataaaaaaaaaaatattgaaatatatcatcaaaataaaaatagtatattAAAGAAACCGGATCaaaatgaagataaaaaCCGTTATATATCATATCAAGACCGAGATAGAAGTAACTATGAAAGTGATTATATTATAGAAAAACCTTCTAATTTTGGAGAAATAAAAGAAGGAAATACTTATAAACGCAGTTTATCTAATATAGGTTTTTCTGAAGTCTATGTACCAAAAATAGAtactgaaaaaataaattacacAAAAATAGAATCTTCTAAAGCGGACTTTTTCAAAAGAGAAACAACAGACGATGaacaatatattaataatttaataaaatttgaagCCTTTAcagatattttaaaaaattcttttatttcaccaaaaaacaaaaataatatacttcTTTTTAAAACggcatattttttaaaccaTAGTTGTTTTCCAAATAGTAGTTATTGTTTTAtggataataataaaatatgttttatagcgatgagaaaaataaatatgtacgATGAAATTagtatttcttttattaatgAATTATATGCTTCTATTGAATatagaaaaaagaaattaaatgatattaaaaatataatctgTTCATGTAATAGATGTTTGCAAATTATAGATGAAAacagaaatatattatgttcattttgcaaatatgtatatgttaCAAACAAAGTTGAtgaacaatataaaaaagcaATGGAAACTAAAAATGAACTTTTattagaaaatgaaaaatataagttgGGAGGTCAATTAGTTGGAAATTTTGAAGTTAATACGTTAGAACAAActtcaaaaaaaacaaaaccaGTGGACAACGGAAATATGCAAAGCGAAGAActaaatgataatatttctatgaataaaataaattattcaaaaTCGACTAATAAGAGAAGTAATATGTTTGACAATAcgacaaatataaacataaacAATTGTGCATATCGAAGTGAATCACTTAAAGGGTGTAAAAAGGAAAATGAGGAAAATCAATATTATAAACATCAAACATATTGTGGTAATCTGggtaaaataacaaaatgtataaaaaatgattcaGATTCATTCCccgaaaaaattaataattatatccCACTTTCAACACAAGGAAATAATAGAATATGtaataaaggaaaaaaatttgaaaaagatgatcatatttttcaaaaaccCAACCTTTTAAATTCGACCCTTTTGGATAATAATTCTGATGATactaaaaagaaaaatgaaatagaACCAAATTATAAATTGTCCAAGGTTAGTAgcttagaaaataatataaatttagatagcAATTTATTAGACattttaaatacaaaaaatgtagaGGAAGAAATAGGATATTGTAAAttgcataataataatacatggAAATGTGATAAATGCATAGAAAATATTTCTGAATATTCAATACCATTATCAAGCGAagcattatttataaaagaatatacaattataaaggagaaaataaataatgagaAATGTGATATTGAATCTATTATAAGCAAAATAGAGAAATCCTTATTATATGTCATAGCAATATTAGGAAAAAAACATTGGCTATATGCAgcatttaattatttaatagcAGATTTATCTTTCTctctatataataataaccaTATTGATTATagtgattataataattgtagTTGTTATAAAGATCATAAGAAAAGTGATGTTCCAAGTCAAGCAATACTTTTAAAAGGTTTTAAATCATTTCATAGTTTTTTAGattttattcaaataaattGTCCATATACAATTCATACCGATTTGGTGCCATTAGTTttgaaatttttaataatattgatatatacatataattatgAGTCATTTTATGATTTTGCAAAATCGGGATTCTTAGAATTAATTAAGCAGAAATATGGTCCATGGGACATATCTTATATCTCTTTGTTATATTCATTCAAAATATGTTGtgaacaaattaataattcagggccccaaaatataaaaatactttTTTCATTAGCTGAATTAGCCAAAAGTAATATGAACACGAACCATTTTTATTGA
- a CDS encoding exportin-7, putative: MSEAELQQLQVLCEAMYCGNKEEQNQAHTILLPLVSNVGNVSKLKNILGSTTHVHTLIFTTSGLLQLITNEWNKIENNEKEELKEFVISYLYNKGVELLNLSSNILGNFVRLYVRIVKLSWLENTNYALITKQVEYFLNSVTSHWIIGLYIYAALIEDMHPQCGVNSAKSRRCAISFRDYVLKDIFKVGIETLEEFVKGSIRIELRVEENRLLMKVLELIYNSLSFDFMGTMINDESSDENISLMIPQSWDIFNEKNIPKLFFDMYEICMSEVDDIRNCCGKYCIRSLILLGSLRKTFFSNEKQKIRYMNEFLGGINKIIEKKIGLHDEDCFHELCRLIGKIDTSIRLQELSTYSNFLSWCNNIYLFTMDGMKNWKYLCNSKHYLLGIWSNMLNIIPPKIIKEINSKTDEKELLNDVMNNKNFFIKKNNSISNSFNTNNDIDNKYLIICDYIYNITIVFINSRLELAKYICETGDSCEMENPLYNDVLRSEQLELISNLCKLQYNFIGGKILSIFYELKNNHENNLINKSVFIEQTTWLVFIISSIISTSAISNMKFANSDNFKINSELCFLVFSLMEQTNKSSEVFEYLEFAYLNCLELFKKVYINGKKNNNFLKEMRSIASRIISASGNNNSITNSSNNNVNASGNNFSGSSLISSKNDEENNDPLIDLIISKILFNLNNRLEYDQIIKRSLDLFHDLVSGMNIVCLEDKTPKLIVFARLLLKNEKILKLLHSRDTKFLEVSKYYKYRTNYYLILTKLLFMEQNTNSLSFEEYISPINNLLECIKREIDINGKDIILKNNAIKLSFIGALRDLRGICMACNNVETYNMFFNFFINSHPLEDNKMNILTSLVEIIWDTYEICVPFLKFMCEFVYNKSQRITFPKSSPNGILLFKVVSNILIIISNNLLQKDKFCDIYKEKYKIISLLLNMFNNCLNGDFVNFAIFDLYNDDILNNSLNLALNMCLVIPTNDLLSYIKHLKPYFSFLDLVTKNFFQRILNLEFRLIADIIHNVKEGLCSFDYTVSMTCCSILDNIVTYIFTNRKSSSEQGQIIKNFLENQPQALKEVLNLMFHLILGGNFGSTWSMSQPLLGLILLDAQGYFKIQEQLISQQSEEKKQKLRHSFCKLMDHIDSNLASNNRENFTRNLYTFAQEIRNILI, translated from the exons atgaGTGAGGCGGAGTTGCAGCAGCTTCAAGTTCTTTGTGAAGCTATGTATTG tGGAAACAAAGAAGAACAAAATCAGGCACATACAATTTTACTACCATTAGTGAGCAATGTAGGAAATGTTAGCAAactgaaaaatatattgggGAGCACAACACATGTACACacattaatatttactacATCTGGTTTACTCCAGTTAATAACAAACGAATGGAATAAAATCGAAAATAATGAGAAAGAAGAATTAAAAGAATTTgtaatatcatatttatataataaagggGTTGAGTTATTAAATTTGTCATCTAATATATTAGGCAATTTTGTTCGATTATATGTACGTATAGTTAAATTATCATGGTTAGAAAATACAAACTATGCATTAATAACAAAACAAgtagaatattttttaaattcagtAACAAGCCATTGGATTATaggtttatatatatatgctgcTTTAATTGAAGATATGCATCCCCAATGTGGTGTAAATTCAGCAAAAAGTCGAAGATGTGCTATATCGTTTCGTGATTATGtattaaaagatatatttaaagTAGGTATAGAAACATTAGAAGAATTTGTAAAAGGAAGTATAAGAATAGAATTAAGAGTAGAAGAAAATCGATTACTTATGAAAGTACTtgaattaatttataatagtTTATCATTTGATTTTATGGGTACAATGATCAATGATGAAAGTTCcgatgaaaatatatctcTTATGATACCTCAATCTTGGGacatatttaatgaaaaaaatattcccaaattattttttgatatgtATGAAATATGTATGTCTGAAGTAGATGATATAAGAAATTGCTGTGGTAAATATTGTATTAGATCACTAATATTATTAGGAAGTTTAAGGAaaacttttttttcaaaCGAAAAACAAAAGATACGTTATATGAATGAATTTTTAGGGGGCATCAATAAAAtcattgaaaaaaaaatagggTTACATGATGAAGATTGTTTCCATGAATTATGTAGACTGATTGGTAAAATAGATACAAGTATAAGATTACAAGAATTAAGTACATATTCTAATTTCCTTTCATggtgtaataatatatatttatttacaatGGATGGAAtgaaaaattggaaatatttatgtaataGTAAACATTATTTATTAGGTATTTGGAGTAATATGCTAAATATTATCCCCccaaaaataattaaagaaATTAATAGTAAAACTGATGAAAAAGAATTATTAAATGATgttatgaataataaaaacttttttataaaaaaaaataatagtatatCTAACAGTTTTAATACTAATAACGATAtcgataataaatatttaattatttgtgattatatatataacattacGATTGTGTTTATAAATTCAAGATTAGAACTCgctaaatatatttgtgaaaCAGGTGATAGTTGTGAAATGGAAAATCCATTATACAATGATGTACTAAGAAGTGAACAACTTGAATTAATATCTAATTTATGTAAATtacaatataattttataggGGGCAAaatattatctatattttatgaattaaaaaataatcatgaaaataatcttataaataaatcaGTTTTTATAGAACAAACAACATGGCTagtatttattatatcttcTATAATTTCTACAAGTGCTATATCAAATATGAAATTTGCAAATtctgataattttaaaattaattcaGAACTAtgttttttagttttttcattaatggaacaaacaaataaatctTCAGAAGTTTTTGAATATCTTGAATTTGCATATCTAAATTGtttagaattatttaaaaaagtatatatcaatggaaaaaaaaataataatttcttgAAAGAAATGAGATCAATTGCTTCGAGAATAATATCTGCCTcaggaaataataattccATTACAAATTCatcaaataataatgttaatGCCAGTGGAAATAATTTCTCTGGATCATCCCTTATTTCGAGCAAAAATGACGAAGAAAATAATGACCCTTTAATAGACTTAATTATTagcaaaatattatttaatttgaataacCGTCTTGAATATgatcaaataataaaaagaagtTTAGATTTATTTCATGATTTAGTATCTGGTATGAATATAGTATGTTTAGAAGACAAAACACCTAAGTTAATTGTCTTTGCTagattattattaaaaaacgaaaaaattttaaaattattacatagTAGAGATACGAAATTTTTAGAAgtttcaaaatattataaatatagaacaaattattatttaatattaaccaaattattatttatggaACAAAATACTAATTCATTATCTTTTGAAGAATATATATcaccaataaataatttacttGAATGTATAAAAAGAGAAATAGATATAAATGGAAaagatattatattaaaaaataatgcaataaaattatcatttatCGGTGCATTAAGAGATTTAAGAGGAATATGCATGGCATGTAATAATGTCGaaacatataatatgttttttaatttttttattaacagtCATCCATTAgaagataataaaatgaatatattaacatCTTTAGTAGAAATCATATGGGATACATATGAAATTTGTGTTCCATTCCTTAAATTTATGTGcgaatttgtatataataaatcacAAAGAATTACATTCCCAAAATCATCACCTAAtggaatattattatttaaagtCGTTTCGAATATACTCATTAttatatcaaataatttattacaaAAAGATAAATTCTGTGATATAtacaaagaaaaatataaaataatatcacTTTTGTTAAACATGTTTAATAATTGTTTAAATGGagattttgttaattttgcTATATTTGATTTATATAACGATGATATATTAAACAATTCATTAAATCTAGCTTTAAACATGTGTTTAGTTATACCAACAAAtgatttattatcatatattaagCACCTTAAACcttatttttcatttcttgACTTAGTTACTAAAAATTTCTTCCAAAGAATATTAAATCTCGAATTTAGACTTATAGCTGATATTATCCATAATGTAAAGGAAGGTTTGTGTTCTTTTGATTATACTGTCTCTATGACATGTTGTTCTATTTTAGACAACATTGTTACGTATATATTTACAAACCGAAAAAGTTCAAGCGAGCAAGGCCAG ataataaaaaactttTTGGAAAATCAACCCCAAGCTCTTAAGGAAGTCCTAAATCTAATGTTCCACTTGATATTAGGAG GCAACTTTGGTAGCACGTGGAGTATGTCACAGCCACTCTTGGGTCTAATATTACTTGATGCTCAAGGTTATTTTAAGATACAAGAACAGCTTATATCTCAACAAAGCGAAGAAAAAAAGCAAAA ATTGAGACACAGCTTTTGCAAATTAATGGATCACATTGACTCAAATTTAGCCTCCAACAACAGG GAAAATTTCACCCGAAATCTGTATACATTTGCTCAAGAAATacgaaatattttaatttaa